One stretch of Actinacidiphila sp. DG2A-62 DNA includes these proteins:
- a CDS encoding alcohol dehydrogenase catalytic domain-containing protein codes for MRAVLIEEFGRLPEVRRVADPAPPPGGVVIRVEATGLCRSDWHGWLGHDPGITLPHVPGHELAGTVVATGAGVTGWREGARVTAPFVCACGTCAACARGDQQVCERQQQPGFTHWGSYAEYVTLHHADVNLVAVPDGMATTTAASLGCRFATAHRAVVAQGGVRPGEWVAVHGCGGVGLSAVMIAVAAGARVVAVDPSPRARELALSLGAQAAVDPAATAPGAAETPVATPETLSTPGERSPTPPPPLPPRPPPPPPPGRPRRTPPHPRDPPPHPPHTTPPRPCAS; via the coding sequence ATGCGAGCGGTGCTGATCGAGGAGTTCGGGCGGCTGCCCGAGGTACGGCGGGTGGCGGACCCCGCGCCGCCGCCCGGCGGCGTGGTGATCCGCGTGGAGGCCACCGGCCTGTGCCGCAGCGACTGGCACGGGTGGCTCGGCCACGACCCCGGCATCACGCTGCCGCACGTGCCGGGCCACGAACTCGCGGGCACCGTCGTGGCGACGGGCGCGGGCGTGACCGGCTGGCGCGAAGGCGCCCGCGTCACCGCGCCGTTCGTCTGCGCGTGCGGGACCTGTGCGGCGTGCGCCCGCGGCGACCAGCAAGTGTGCGAGCGCCAGCAGCAGCCGGGCTTCACCCATTGGGGCTCCTACGCGGAGTATGTGACGCTCCATCACGCCGACGTGAACCTGGTGGCGGTGCCCGACGGCATGGCGACGACCACGGCCGCCTCGCTCGGCTGCCGTTTCGCCACCGCCCACCGCGCGGTGGTCGCGCAGGGCGGAGTGCGGCCCGGCGAGTGGGTCGCGGTGCACGGCTGCGGCGGCGTGGGGCTCTCCGCGGTGATGATCGCGGTCGCGGCGGGTGCCCGGGTGGTGGCCGTCGACCCCTCGCCGCGCGCCCGCGAGCTGGCCCTGTCGCTCGGCGCACAGGCCGCGGTGGACCCGGCCGCCACCGCCCCCGGCGCGGCCGAGACCCCCGTGGCGACGCCGGAAACGCTCTCCACGCCGGGGGAGCGCTCTCCGACACCGCCCCCGCCCCTTCCGCCCCGGCCACCTCCCCCTCCCCCGCCGGGCCGTCCGCGGCGCACGCCACCGCATCCGCGGGACCCGCCACCGCATCCGCCGCACACCACACCGCCGAGGCCGTGCGCGAGCTGA
- a CDS encoding FxsB family cyclophane-forming radical SAM/SPASM peptide maturase → MSGPLVPFRQVVLKVHSRCDLACRHCYVYEHADQSWSARPKVVSEEAVSWTAHRLAEHAKTHALPSVHVILHGGEPLLAGPARLRRVCEELRGRLDGITELDLRIHTNGVQLSERYLDLFAEFDVKVGVSLDGDKAANDRHRVYANGRSSHQRVLDAVALLRQERYRHLYAGLLCTVDVANDPVAVYDALAELAPPRIDFLLPHATWDEPPVRPDGASTPYADWLMRIFDRWDAARPMPVRLFDSVISTLDGGPSLTESLGLGPADLVVIETDGTLEQADSLKTAYDGAPATGFDVFADSLDSAARHPGVLARQRGLAGLSRQCVNCPVVRSCGGGLYAHRFRTGSGFDNPSVYCADLKSLVERIGSRTGRPAPGPVAAAAARAEREAAPLVAAVADVADEAVLAELAAAQRLVTHDWLRLIDARLAGSDPRWDAAWQWLTAPGARTDVLDAVLAHPYTRSWAAACLDALDVRDAQDVGGTGHEAADLSDPTGRAHPDRPDRSDRPVHRADPAHPGAGRPFAGAGPSGGHVAEPFPVRLPEFAVAEDVFGALDEELFGPDTHRAAGVGSGLAAPAHLASLAAAAALRTAGTRHPLPVPVAADGTVSLPGLGRAVLARSGPATADVQGTSAAFVIRRGEEEVRVLAGTPHDRRWQPVRALAATDPVTPAVPATPAAPAADPATVAETAELAEPAAPTGSAAPTGPAASAAADLPAGGPVLAPLLDDVDPYRDSHHRAAAPRLSAGEAEAWGRGLTGAWRVLRAAVPARAAELAAGLVGVTPVVPGAGARRASVLAGGRRGLGAVGVVFSSDPAVLAGRLLAAWQHAKLDALLERVELYDETAPHSFPPPWGGAPLPAGELLAHAYARTATAALAADPAAHAAATVRALDDLRDTGVLTAPGALFAARLRSALTGSTGVRRSGTAAGARDADTAAGGRADAAGR, encoded by the coding sequence ATGTCCGGACCGCTGGTCCCCTTCCGCCAGGTCGTGCTGAAGGTCCACAGCAGATGCGATCTGGCGTGCCGCCACTGCTACGTTTACGAGCACGCGGACCAGAGCTGGAGCGCGCGGCCCAAGGTGGTCTCCGAGGAGGCGGTCTCCTGGACCGCGCACCGGCTGGCCGAGCACGCCAAGACGCACGCGCTGCCGTCGGTCCACGTCATCCTGCACGGCGGTGAGCCCCTGCTGGCCGGCCCGGCGCGGCTGCGCCGGGTCTGCGAGGAACTGCGCGGCAGGCTCGACGGGATCACCGAGCTGGACTTACGCATCCACACCAACGGCGTCCAGCTCAGCGAGCGCTACCTCGACCTGTTCGCCGAGTTCGACGTCAAGGTGGGCGTCTCCCTCGACGGCGACAAGGCCGCCAACGACCGCCACCGCGTCTACGCCAACGGCCGCAGCAGCCACCAACGGGTCCTGGACGCCGTCGCGTTGCTCCGTCAGGAGCGCTACCGGCACCTGTACGCGGGCCTGTTGTGCACCGTCGACGTCGCCAACGACCCCGTCGCGGTCTACGACGCGCTCGCCGAACTCGCCCCGCCCCGCATCGACTTCCTGCTCCCGCACGCCACCTGGGACGAGCCGCCGGTACGTCCGGACGGTGCGAGCACCCCCTACGCCGACTGGCTGATGCGGATCTTCGACCGCTGGGACGCGGCCAGGCCGATGCCGGTACGCCTGTTCGACTCGGTGATCAGCACCCTCGACGGCGGTCCCAGCCTCACCGAGTCGCTCGGCCTCGGCCCGGCCGACCTCGTCGTCATCGAGACGGACGGCACCCTGGAACAGGCCGATTCGCTCAAGACCGCCTACGACGGCGCGCCCGCCACCGGCTTCGACGTGTTCGCCGACAGCCTCGACAGCGCCGCCCGCCACCCCGGCGTGCTGGCCCGGCAACGCGGTCTCGCCGGGCTGAGCCGGCAGTGCGTGAACTGCCCGGTGGTCCGCTCCTGCGGCGGCGGCCTCTACGCCCACCGGTTCCGTACCGGCAGCGGCTTCGACAACCCCTCGGTCTACTGCGCCGACCTCAAGTCCCTGGTGGAGCGGATCGGTTCCCGCACCGGCCGGCCCGCGCCCGGACCGGTCGCCGCCGCGGCGGCCCGGGCGGAGCGCGAGGCCGCGCCGCTGGTGGCCGCGGTCGCCGACGTCGCGGACGAGGCCGTGCTGGCCGAACTCGCCGCGGCGCAACGGCTGGTGACCCACGACTGGCTGCGGCTGATCGACGCCAGGCTGGCCGGCAGCGACCCGCGGTGGGACGCCGCCTGGCAGTGGCTCACCGCGCCCGGCGCGCGCACCGACGTGCTCGACGCCGTGCTCGCCCATCCGTACACGCGCAGTTGGGCCGCGGCCTGCCTGGACGCGCTGGACGTGCGCGACGCCCAGGACGTCGGGGGGACCGGGCACGAGGCGGCGGACCTGTCGGACCCGACGGGCCGGGCCCATCCGGACCGCCCGGACCGTTCCGACCGCCCGGTCCATCGCGCCGACCCCGCCCACCCCGGCGCCGGCCGTCCGTTCGCCGGCGCCGGCCCGTCCGGCGGGCACGTCGCCGAGCCGTTCCCGGTACGGCTCCCGGAGTTCGCCGTGGCCGAGGACGTGTTCGGGGCGCTGGACGAGGAGTTGTTCGGCCCCGACACCCACCGCGCGGCCGGCGTCGGCAGCGGGCTCGCCGCCCCGGCGCACCTCGCCTCCCTCGCCGCCGCGGCGGCCCTGCGCACCGCGGGCACCCGCCACCCGCTCCCGGTGCCGGTCGCCGCCGACGGCACGGTCTCCCTGCCCGGCCTCGGCCGGGCGGTCCTCGCCCGCAGCGGCCCCGCCACCGCCGATGTCCAGGGAACGTCCGCCGCGTTCGTGATCCGCCGCGGCGAGGAAGAGGTCAGGGTGCTCGCGGGCACCCCGCACGACCGCCGCTGGCAGCCCGTTCGCGCCCTGGCCGCGACCGACCCGGTCACACCCGCGGTCCCTGCCACGCCCGCTGCCCCGGCCGCGGACCCTGCCACCGTCGCGGAAACGGCCGAGCTCGCGGAGCCCGCCGCGCCCACCGGCTCCGCCGCGCCCACCGGCCCCGCCGCGTCCGCCGCCGCGGACCTCCCCGCCGGCGGCCCCGTCCTCGCGCCGCTGCTCGACGACGTGGACCCGTACCGCGACAGCCACCACCGGGCCGCCGCGCCGCGACTCAGCGCGGGGGAGGCCGAGGCGTGGGGCCGCGGGCTGACCGGGGCGTGGCGGGTGCTGCGCGCCGCCGTGCCCGCGCGGGCGGCGGAGCTGGCCGCCGGGCTGGTCGGCGTCACGCCGGTCGTGCCCGGGGCCGGCGCGCGGCGGGCGTCCGTGCTGGCGGGCGGGCGCCGCGGGCTCGGCGCGGTCGGCGTGGTGTTCTCCTCGGACCCCGCCGTCCTGGCCGGACGGCTGCTCGCGGCCTGGCAGCACGCCAAGCTGGACGCGCTGCTGGAACGCGTCGAGCTGTACGACGAGACCGCGCCGCACTCGTTCCCGCCGCCGTGGGGCGGCGCGCCCCTGCCCGCGGGCGAACTCCTCGCCCACGCCTACGCCCGTACCGCCACCGCCGCGCTCGCGGCGGACCCGGCGGCCCACGCCGCGGCGACCGTGCGCGCCCTGGACGACCTGCGCGACACCG
- a CDS encoding DUF4231 domain-containing protein → MSGRPPRRGTATGRGTVVGRSTVVGDAQLPALFRVADAAAVRRQRLTVDWVRRQLVLLVAAAACSATPWRWRVGHVDLLAATSAAAYVGALWFTWQTARHHHRENWQLHRSAAELLRSHCWRYAVRGSPYDSGLADPDGDFEVRVNDSLHELRTAGWHDPRPAGAAHERALITPAMRELRGRPLAVRRDVYVRDRVMEQRDWYRRRTGESRRAAAVWQSVAFAGTAAALAAAAARAFEWGTSMDLVGLASSAAAAGVAWSELRQYQPLVAAHSVVAQELDTMVVTMPKITEESRWSVAVRAAEDAISPDHTAWLARHHDAGR, encoded by the coding sequence GTGTCCGGACGGCCGCCCCGGCGCGGCACGGCGACCGGCCGTGGCACGGTGGTCGGCCGCAGCACGGTGGTCGGCGACGCGCAGCTGCCGGCGCTGTTCCGCGTCGCCGACGCCGCGGCGGTGCGCCGGCAGCGGCTGACGGTCGACTGGGTGCGGCGGCAGTTGGTGCTGCTGGTCGCGGCGGCGGCCTGCTCGGCGACGCCGTGGCGGTGGCGGGTCGGCCATGTCGACCTGCTCGCGGCGACCAGCGCGGCGGCCTACGTCGGGGCGTTGTGGTTCACCTGGCAGACCGCGCGCCATCACCACCGCGAGAACTGGCAGTTGCACCGCAGCGCCGCCGAACTGCTGCGCTCCCACTGCTGGCGGTACGCGGTGCGCGGCAGTCCGTACGACAGCGGACTCGCCGATCCCGACGGCGACTTCGAGGTCCGGGTCAACGACAGCCTGCACGAGCTGCGGACCGCGGGCTGGCACGACCCACGACCGGCCGGCGCCGCGCACGAACGGGCGCTGATCACCCCGGCGATGCGGGAGCTGCGCGGCAGGCCGCTGGCGGTGCGCCGCGACGTGTACGTGCGCGACCGGGTGATGGAGCAGCGCGACTGGTACCGGCGCAGGACCGGCGAGTCGCGCCGGGCGGCGGCGGTCTGGCAGTCCGTCGCCTTCGCCGGCACGGCCGCCGCGCTGGCCGCGGCGGCGGCCCGCGCGTTCGAGTGGGGGACGTCCATGGACCTGGTCGGCCTCGCGTCCTCCGCGGCCGCGGCCGGGGTGGCCTGGAGCGAGCTGCGGCAGTACCAGCCGCTGGTGGCCGCGCACTCCGTCGTCGCGCAGGAGCTGGACACGATGGTCGTGACCATGCCGAAGATCACGGAGGAGTCGCGCTGGTCGGTCGCCGTGCGGGCCGCCGAGGACGCGATCTCCCCCGACCACACGGCCTGGCTCGCCCGCCACCACGACGCCGGCCGCTGA